In a genomic window of Aggregatimonas sangjinii:
- a CDS encoding thiamine pyrophosphate-dependent enzyme, which translates to MNYQNRGVSEEMQLQLYRNMLKPRMIEEKMLILLRQGKISKWFSGIGQEAISVGVTAALDAEEYVLPMHRNLGVFTSRNIPLHRLFSQWQGKANGFTNGRDRSFHFGTQEYKIVGMISHLGPQLGVATGIALANVLRGEKKVTAVFTGEGGTSEGDFHEALNIASVWQLPVLFCIENNGYGLSTPTNQQYHCQHLVDKGVGYGMESHMVDGNNILEVYTLLKRLTESVRKKPRPILLEFKTFRMRGHEEASGTKYVPQELMDKWTQKDPIANYEAFLLEQDVLTTAKIEALKDEITTEIDADLKLSFEEPAVELNESKELEEVYKSFNYEEVKPSIETKNIRLVDAISEGLRLAMEKYDELVIMGQDVADYGGVFKITDGFMEAFGPERIRNTPICESAVVAAAMGLSINGMKAVVEMQFADFVSSGFNPVVNYLAKSHYRWGEHADVVIRMPCGGDVGAGPFHSQTNEAWFTKTPGLKVVYPAFPYDAKGLLATAIEDPNPVLFFEHKALYRSVYQDVPTDYYTLPFGRAALLREGNDITIVSYGAGVHWALDTLKAHSEIKTDLIDLRTLQPLDIETVYTSVRKTGKLIILQEDSLFGGIASDISALVMENCFEHLDAPVKRVASLETPIPFAKKLEDNYLPKRRFEGALLDLLAY; encoded by the coding sequence ATGAACTACCAAAATAGGGGCGTTTCGGAAGAAATGCAATTGCAGTTGTACCGGAATATGCTGAAGCCGCGAATGATCGAGGAAAAAATGCTTATTCTCCTACGTCAGGGAAAAATCTCAAAATGGTTCAGCGGTATCGGGCAGGAAGCGATTTCGGTAGGAGTAACGGCCGCTTTGGACGCGGAGGAGTACGTGCTGCCCATGCACCGTAACCTAGGCGTATTTACGAGTCGCAACATACCCTTGCATCGCCTGTTTTCCCAATGGCAGGGTAAAGCCAACGGATTTACGAACGGTCGCGATCGTAGTTTTCACTTTGGTACCCAAGAGTATAAAATCGTGGGAATGATTTCCCATTTAGGCCCGCAGTTGGGCGTAGCTACTGGTATCGCCCTGGCCAACGTGCTCAGAGGCGAAAAAAAGGTGACCGCTGTATTTACCGGGGAAGGCGGTACGAGCGAAGGCGATTTTCACGAGGCGCTCAACATCGCATCGGTTTGGCAACTTCCGGTGCTTTTTTGCATTGAGAATAACGGTTACGGACTTTCCACCCCTACCAATCAGCAATACCATTGTCAACATTTGGTGGATAAGGGAGTGGGTTACGGGATGGAATCCCATATGGTTGATGGAAATAATATTCTTGAAGTCTACACCTTATTGAAAAGGTTAACAGAGAGTGTACGTAAAAAACCCCGACCGATTTTATTGGAATTCAAGACCTTTCGAATGCGGGGACACGAAGAAGCGAGCGGCACAAAATACGTGCCTCAGGAATTGATGGACAAGTGGACGCAGAAAGATCCGATTGCGAATTATGAAGCGTTTCTATTGGAACAGGATGTGCTGACCACAGCCAAAATCGAAGCATTAAAAGATGAAATCACTACCGAAATCGATGCCGATTTAAAGTTGTCCTTTGAGGAGCCAGCGGTAGAATTGAACGAAAGTAAAGAATTAGAAGAAGTTTACAAGTCGTTTAACTATGAGGAAGTTAAGCCATCCATAGAAACTAAAAATATTCGTTTGGTCGATGCAATATCCGAAGGCTTAAGACTAGCCATGGAAAAGTACGATGAGCTCGTTATTATGGGGCAGGACGTCGCCGATTATGGGGGTGTCTTTAAAATCACCGACGGTTTTATGGAAGCTTTTGGCCCGGAAAGGATTCGCAATACGCCTATATGTGAGTCCGCTGTCGTTGCAGCGGCAATGGGGCTCTCCATCAACGGGATGAAAGCGGTCGTGGAAATGCAGTTTGCCGACTTTGTGAGCAGTGGTTTTAATCCTGTGGTGAATTATTTGGCCAAAAGCCATTACCGTTGGGGCGAGCATGCCGATGTGGTCATTCGAATGCCTTGCGGGGGAGACGTAGGCGCCGGGCCATTTCACTCCCAGACAAATGAGGCTTGGTTTACGAAGACCCCTGGGCTAAAGGTGGTATATCCTGCTTTTCCTTATGACGCAAAAGGACTATTGGCTACCGCTATCGAAGACCCCAATCCGGTGCTATTCTTCGAGCACAAAGCCCTGTACAGAAGTGTTTACCAAGATGTTCCAACGGATTACTACACCCTGCCATTCGGTCGTGCGGCGTTACTTCGGGAAGGAAACGACATTACGATCGTGTCCTACGGCGCAGGAGTGCATTGGGCCTTGGATACCTTAAAAGCGCATTCCGAAATCAAAACGGACCTTATCGATTTGCGGACTTTGCAGCCATTGGACATCGAGACGGTGTACACATCGGTCAGAAAGACCGGAAAGTTGATTATTTTACAAGAGGACAGCCTCTTTGGGGGCATTGCCAGTGACATTTCCGCCCTTGTTATGGAAAACTGTTTCGAGCATTTGGATGCACCCGTAAAACGCGTAGCCAGCTTGGAAACCCCAATACCGTTTGCCAAAAAGTTGGAAGATAATTATTTGCCCAAAAGGCGTTTTGAAGGAGCACTGCTTGACTTATTGGCCTATTAA
- a CDS encoding response regulator: protein MKPKPPALQSILLVDDDHSNNFLNKIFINQLNLDVTVDIALNGEEALAHISDKVTTPCLVILDLQMPVMDGWEFLEAFHQSVPKKIKDLITIVVISVSGEKADVSKARKNPYVKHFIQKPVSDLKFRRLIQKYF, encoded by the coding sequence TTGAAACCCAAACCCCCCGCCCTACAATCTATCTTGCTGGTAGATGACGACCACTCTAATAATTTTCTAAACAAAATATTCATTAACCAACTAAATTTGGACGTTACTGTCGATATTGCATTGAATGGAGAGGAGGCCCTGGCTCACATCTCCGACAAGGTGACTACGCCCTGTTTGGTGATTTTAGACCTGCAAATGCCGGTAATGGATGGTTGGGAATTTCTGGAAGCCTTTCATCAAAGCGTACCAAAGAAAATAAAGGATTTAATTACTATCGTGGTAATCAGCGTCAGTGGTGAAAAGGCAGATGTTTCCAAGGCTAGAAAGAATCCGTACGTAAAACATTTTATACAAAAACCCGTATCGGACCTCAAGTTCAGAAGACTTATTCAAAAGTACTTTTAG
- a CDS encoding translation initiation factor yields MSLEDQLKNLFPEHVPEETTPEKPESDIWMQDDPIICKYEKRKGKPITILEGYNGSDTDLKTLAKELKTKLSVGGTVKQNKIIIQGDSRDKIMQLLKNKGFQVKRVGG; encoded by the coding sequence ATGAGTTTGGAGGACCAACTTAAAAATCTGTTTCCAGAACATGTTCCGGAAGAGACCACGCCCGAAAAGCCCGAAAGCGATATTTGGATGCAGGACGATCCGATTATCTGTAAATACGAGAAGCGCAAGGGCAAACCCATCACCATTCTGGAAGGGTATAACGGATCGGACACCGACTTGAAAACCCTGGCAAAGGAATTAAAGACCAAACTCAGTGTAGGGGGAACGGTTAAACAAAACAAAATAATCATTCAAGGGGATTCTCGAGATAAAATCATGCAACTTCTTAAAAATAAGGGGTTTCAGGTAAAACGGGTCGGTGGCTAG
- a CDS encoding nucleoside phosphorylase yields the protein MALGSSELILNADGSIYHLNLLPSDIATTIITVGDPDRVHDVSKYFDTLTVKKGKREFHTHTGILNGKRLSVISTGIGTDNIDIVLNELDALVNIDFNSKKVKSDFTQLDLVRIGTSGAIQPEIKVDSFLTSEFALGLDGLLHFYQHQITTDDNFIEAFVAQTGWDVKKALPYLVKCDETLLKLMDSNRIRFGTTATNSGFYGPQGRNLRLQSQDPGLNEKLMKFQYQTMKVTNLEMETAGIYALAKLLGHRAISMNCILANRSTETFSATPRQSVNELIEYVLERLVA from the coding sequence ATGGCATTAGGTTCTTCCGAGCTTATTCTCAATGCCGATGGCAGTATATACCATTTAAACCTTCTTCCTTCGGACATCGCTACCACCATCATTACCGTTGGCGACCCTGATCGGGTGCATGATGTTTCCAAATACTTCGATACCCTTACCGTCAAAAAGGGAAAACGGGAGTTCCATACCCATACGGGCATATTGAATGGGAAGCGATTATCGGTCATATCAACGGGAATTGGAACGGACAATATCGATATCGTTCTAAATGAATTGGACGCCTTGGTCAATATCGATTTTAATTCAAAAAAGGTAAAATCTGATTTTACACAGCTCGACCTTGTGCGCATCGGAACTTCCGGTGCTATTCAACCTGAGATAAAAGTCGATTCCTTTTTGACCAGCGAATTCGCGCTTGGCCTAGATGGCCTATTGCACTTTTACCAACATCAAATAACGACTGACGATAATTTTATCGAAGCCTTTGTAGCGCAAACGGGATGGGACGTTAAAAAAGCACTCCCCTATTTGGTAAAATGCGATGAAACCCTCTTAAAATTAATGGACTCAAATCGTATACGATTCGGAACAACCGCAACAAATTCAGGATTTTACGGACCACAAGGAAGAAATTTAAGATTGCAATCCCAAGATCCGGGTCTTAATGAAAAATTGATGAAATTCCAGTACCAAACAATGAAAGTGACCAACCTCGAAATGGAAACTGCCGGAATTTATGCCTTGGCCAAATTGTTGGGCCACCGTGCCATATCTATGAACTGTATCTTGGCGAACAGAAGTACGGAGACCTTTAGTGCAACTCCGCGGCAATCCGTAAATGAATTGATCGAATACGTATTAGAACGACTTGTAGCATGA
- a CDS encoding substrate-binding domain-containing protein has product MKTVRIIGVPEHFNLPWHLAIEEGAFEEKGINLQWTDIPEGTGRMCQMLQDNATDVAIILTEGLIKSITAGNPSKIVQEFIGTPLQWGIHVASNSDYKALKELKDTKAAISRFGSGSHLMAYVNAQNQSWDTGSLQFEIVHHLDGAIEALTKGQADYFMWEHFTTKPLVDNGTFRRLGDCPTPWPCFVIAATEKFIAEENNVLQHLLEIINLYTGEFKTIPSIDRTLANRYRQQLTDIQEWLSMTRWSQSQIASKTVREIQETLMKLDLIDTLLGPDAILV; this is encoded by the coding sequence ATGAAAACAGTACGAATAATCGGGGTGCCGGAGCATTTTAACCTACCATGGCATTTGGCCATCGAAGAAGGTGCCTTTGAAGAAAAGGGTATTAACTTGCAATGGACCGATATCCCCGAAGGTACTGGCCGGATGTGCCAAATGCTCCAAGATAACGCAACAGATGTAGCAATAATCCTCACGGAGGGTCTTATAAAGAGTATTACAGCGGGAAATCCCTCTAAAATCGTTCAAGAATTTATTGGTACACCTTTGCAATGGGGCATTCATGTGGCCTCGAATAGCGATTACAAGGCCTTAAAGGAACTTAAGGACACTAAAGCCGCAATTAGTCGTTTCGGTAGCGGAAGTCACCTTATGGCTTATGTAAACGCCCAAAATCAGTCTTGGGATACCGGTTCATTGCAATTTGAAATCGTGCATCACCTCGACGGGGCGATTGAAGCACTCACGAAAGGCCAGGCCGACTATTTTATGTGGGAGCACTTTACCACGAAACCCTTGGTCGATAACGGAACCTTTAGAAGATTGGGCGACTGCCCTACCCCATGGCCATGTTTCGTTATCGCCGCTACCGAGAAGTTCATTGCAGAAGAGAACAATGTTTTACAGCACCTTTTAGAAATTATTAATCTGTATACCGGGGAGTTCAAGACCATTCCCAGTATCGACAGAACCTTGGCCAATCGTTACAGGCAACAATTGACCGATATTCAAGAGTGGCTATCGATGACACGGTGGAGCCAAAGCCAAATCGCTTCAAAAACAGTTCGTGAGATACAGGAGACCCTAATGAAACTTGATTTGATCGATACCCTTTTGGGTCCGGATGCGATTTTGGTATAG
- a CDS encoding endonuclease MutS2, with protein MDKILKKTLQDLEFPTVLQQVSDHCNTEMGKERALQIGPLPDLDTIVEALGKTSEYQSSLISENRIPNHGFDAITTELRLLKIENTTLEVSSFKRISSICKTVVSHKKFFKKFKEYYPLWYNETLKIEENTTIIVEIDAVIDRFGEVKDKASDELFRIRREMNHVRGKIGQSFASALNTYHGSDYLDDIRESVYENRRVLAVKAMYRRKVKGAIMGNSKTGSIVYIEPEATLRYSRELNNLEFDEREEIQRILHSLTDFIRPFGDLLQDYQQFLTQVDITAAKAKYAAKMDALMPEINTKKRLFLRDAYHPLLLLSNRLRDEKTHPQTIELHPENRITVISGPNAGGKSITLKTIGLLQIMLQSGLLIPVHERSSVCLFEKILTDIGDNQSIENHLSTYSYRLKNMNQFLKKCNSETLFLIDEFGTGSDPELGGALAEAFLEVFYERGAYGVITTHYANLKALADELPHTTNANMLFDGSTLEPTFQLVLGEAGSSFTFEVAQKNGIPYSLINKAKKKIARGKVRFDATIAKLQKERSKMAKTGSRLQEEESKAREEAVKLEKLNAKIKSKLENYQELYDHDQRMIHLGNKVNTAADKYFQDKKKRALVSELLRIVETENSKRKKKTANQAKAERTKKAKVAQEVQQEVKVIREKKKINKKTAVKKQPKPRPTFKLGDRVRMTDGKAVGSIDKLEKGKATVNYGMFTTNVSVEQLELVEQTKR; from the coding sequence ATGGATAAAATCCTTAAGAAAACCCTTCAAGACCTTGAATTCCCAACTGTTTTACAGCAGGTTAGCGACCATTGTAATACGGAGATGGGAAAGGAGCGCGCTTTGCAGATAGGTCCCTTGCCTGATTTGGATACAATTGTGGAAGCGCTTGGGAAGACCTCCGAATACCAAAGTTCCTTAATAAGTGAAAATCGCATTCCCAATCACGGATTCGATGCGATTACCACCGAATTACGATTATTGAAAATCGAGAATACCACTTTGGAAGTCTCTAGCTTTAAACGAATTTCAAGTATTTGTAAGACGGTAGTATCCCACAAGAAGTTTTTTAAAAAGTTCAAGGAATACTATCCGCTTTGGTATAACGAAACATTGAAGATCGAGGAAAACACCACGATTATTGTTGAAATCGATGCCGTAATAGACCGTTTTGGGGAGGTGAAAGACAAGGCCTCGGACGAGCTGTTCCGAATTCGAAGGGAAATGAACCATGTGAGGGGAAAGATAGGTCAGAGTTTTGCTTCGGCCCTAAATACCTATCACGGCTCTGACTATTTGGACGATATTCGGGAATCGGTCTACGAAAACAGACGGGTTTTGGCAGTGAAAGCCATGTATCGGCGTAAGGTTAAGGGTGCCATAATGGGCAATTCGAAAACAGGAAGTATCGTTTATATCGAACCCGAGGCCACGCTACGCTACAGTCGTGAATTGAACAATCTAGAGTTCGATGAAAGGGAGGAAATACAGCGGATACTTCATTCGCTCACTGATTTCATTAGGCCATTTGGAGACCTTCTTCAAGACTATCAGCAGTTCCTGACCCAAGTGGACATTACGGCGGCCAAGGCAAAGTATGCGGCGAAGATGGATGCCCTGATGCCCGAAATCAATACGAAAAAGCGACTTTTTCTAAGGGATGCCTACCACCCGCTACTTCTTTTAAGCAATCGGTTACGCGATGAGAAAACGCATCCCCAGACGATAGAATTGCACCCCGAAAACCGGATTACGGTGATTTCCGGACCCAATGCCGGCGGAAAAAGCATCACCCTTAAAACCATCGGACTTCTGCAAATCATGCTGCAAAGCGGACTTTTGATTCCCGTGCACGAGCGTAGCTCGGTATGTCTGTTTGAAAAAATCCTAACGGATATTGGCGACAACCAATCCATTGAAAATCATTTGAGTACGTACAGTTATCGGCTTAAGAACATGAATCAATTTCTGAAGAAGTGTAATAGCGAAACACTTTTTCTTATCGACGAATTCGGTACGGGAAGTGATCCGGAACTGGGCGGAGCATTGGCGGAAGCCTTCTTAGAAGTATTTTACGAACGCGGTGCATATGGAGTCATAACGACCCATTACGCCAATCTCAAGGCTTTGGCCGACGAACTGCCACACACCACGAATGCCAATATGCTTTTCGATGGCAGCACCTTGGAACCGACTTTCCAACTCGTTTTGGGAGAGGCTGGTAGTTCGTTTACTTTCGAGGTGGCACAGAAAAATGGTATCCCTTACTCCTTGATCAATAAGGCAAAGAAAAAGATCGCACGCGGTAAAGTCCGTTTCGATGCCACTATAGCCAAATTGCAGAAAGAGCGCAGCAAAATGGCCAAAACGGGCTCTAGATTGCAGGAAGAGGAGTCCAAAGCGCGGGAGGAAGCAGTGAAATTGGAAAAATTGAACGCGAAAATCAAATCCAAATTGGAAAACTACCAAGAATTGTACGATCATGACCAGCGGATGATCCACTTGGGAAATAAGGTCAATACGGCCGCTGATAAGTATTTCCAGGATAAGAAAAAACGTGCTTTGGTCTCTGAATTGCTCCGAATCGTGGAAACCGAGAATAGTAAACGAAAAAAGAAAACGGCCAATCAGGCTAAAGCGGAACGTACCAAAAAAGCAAAGGTAGCCCAAGAAGTACAGCAAGAAGTAAAGGTGATCAGGGAAAAAAAGAAGATTAACAAGAAGACGGCCGTAAAAAAACAGCCCAAACCACGACCAACGTTTAAACTCGGAGATCGCGTACGTATGACCGATGGTAAGGCCGTGGGCAGTATAGACAAGCTGGAAAAGGGCAAGGCCACCGTTAATTACGGTATGTTTACGACGAATGTTAGCGTAGAGCAGTTGGAGTTAGTGGAACAGACAAAAAGGTAA
- a CDS encoding isopenicillin N synthase family dioxygenase — translation MSGIPSVDLQDFISGDNERKQQFIADIGKAFGDIGFVALSGHFLSEELVDKLYAEIKKFFELPQEVKDSYEIEGIGGQRGYTSFGKEHAKGRKVGDLKEFWHFGQYVEDNPKLEAEYPDNVIVKELPAFNEVGKETFRMLEKTAKHVLRALALHLGLQETYFDDYIKNGNSILRPIHYPPITEEPKNAERAAAHGDINLITLLMGAQGRGLQVQNHKGEWIDAIARPDQLMINVGDMLSRLTNNKLKSTIHKVVNPPRELWGSSRYSIPFFMHPVSEMPLNCLEECIDDEHPKAFKDITAGEFLHERLLELGLIKE, via the coding sequence ATGAGCGGGATACCTAGCGTAGATCTACAGGATTTCATTTCGGGGGATAATGAACGGAAACAACAATTTATCGCTGATATCGGTAAGGCTTTTGGGGATATTGGCTTTGTGGCGTTAAGCGGACACTTTCTTTCCGAGGAATTAGTCGATAAGCTCTATGCCGAAATCAAGAAGTTTTTTGAATTGCCCCAAGAAGTTAAAGATTCCTATGAAATCGAGGGAATCGGCGGCCAACGTGGCTATACCTCCTTCGGAAAAGAACACGCTAAAGGCCGGAAAGTCGGTGACCTCAAGGAATTCTGGCACTTTGGACAGTATGTTGAAGACAATCCAAAACTGGAAGCCGAATACCCTGACAATGTAATCGTAAAGGAATTGCCAGCCTTTAACGAGGTAGGAAAGGAGACCTTTCGAATGTTGGAAAAAACGGCCAAACATGTTTTAAGGGCGCTCGCCCTACACCTTGGTTTGCAGGAAACCTATTTTGACGACTATATCAAGAACGGTAATTCCATCCTACGCCCCATACACTATCCCCCGATTACTGAAGAACCCAAAAATGCCGAGCGTGCCGCGGCCCATGGCGATATTAACTTGATTACGCTGCTCATGGGTGCCCAAGGCCGTGGTCTACAGGTGCAAAATCATAAGGGCGAATGGATTGATGCCATCGCCCGTCCCGATCAATTGATGATCAATGTCGGCGATATGCTTTCCAGGTTAACGAACAATAAGCTGAAATCTACGATCCACAAAGTGGTAAACCCACCACGGGAACTTTGGGGGTCCTCCCGTTATTCCATCCCATTTTTCATGCACCCGGTAAGTGAAATGCCTTTGAATTGTTTGGAAGAATGCATCGATGACGAACATCCGAAGGCGTTCAAAGATATTACTGCCGGAGAATTCCTGCACGAACGATTATTGGAGTTAGGATTGATAAAAGAGTAA
- a CDS encoding DUF6340 family protein — MKKYVYRFLVLGILVNFMSCSTTQQLVLTTMEPSPVVISNSIKKIGIIDRSAHIAVTKGTNKIDQILAAEEKWLTENGTDAAITGLFDELLKDDRFEIVKLLENVPEDVLAMGATPDAIAWSSITALCETNGIDAVFSLAFYDADTKVSLKKTKMQQADMMRELQEVSAQELTLETFIENGWRIYDPMNQRLVDEIVFNDQIISKGTGVNPVLAYRAIGDRKETMLKSSRNTGSTYGQRLLPSENSVSREYFVKGSEKMVYAAEKASAGNWQEASALWNEETENPNAKVRSRAYHNLAVAHERMEELENALSLETKAYEIQDDKLYLNYIDTLQKRIADQSLLQQQMVALEFSK; from the coding sequence ATGAAAAAATACGTATACCGATTCTTGGTCTTAGGAATTCTCGTAAATTTTATGAGTTGTAGCACAACGCAGCAGCTAGTATTGACTACCATGGAGCCATCTCCTGTAGTCATTTCGAACAGTATCAAAAAAATTGGGATTATTGACAGAAGCGCGCACATCGCAGTGACCAAAGGAACCAACAAAATCGACCAAATATTGGCAGCGGAAGAAAAATGGCTGACCGAGAACGGTACGGATGCCGCGATTACCGGCTTATTCGACGAATTGTTGAAAGATGATCGCTTTGAAATCGTAAAACTATTGGAGAATGTGCCCGAAGACGTCCTGGCCATGGGAGCGACCCCTGATGCTATCGCTTGGTCCTCCATAACGGCATTATGCGAAACGAACGGGATCGATGCGGTTTTCTCATTGGCCTTTTATGATGCCGACACCAAGGTTTCCCTGAAAAAAACGAAAATGCAGCAAGCGGATATGATGCGTGAACTACAGGAAGTTTCGGCCCAGGAACTCACCTTGGAAACGTTCATCGAAAATGGTTGGAGGATCTATGACCCCATGAACCAACGACTTGTAGACGAAATCGTTTTTAACGACCAAATAATCTCAAAAGGAACAGGGGTAAATCCTGTATTGGCCTACAGGGCAATCGGAGACCGTAAAGAAACCATGCTTAAGAGTAGCAGAAATACCGGAAGCACGTACGGCCAACGGTTGTTGCCTTCTGAGAACTCCGTGTCCAGGGAGTACTTTGTAAAAGGAAGTGAGAAAATGGTTTACGCTGCCGAAAAGGCCTCTGCGGGTAATTGGCAGGAAGCGAGTGCCTTGTGGAACGAGGAGACCGAAAATCCTAACGCGAAAGTACGGAGTAGGGCCTACCACAATCTAGCCGTGGCCCATGAGCGCATGGAGGAATTGGAAAATGCACTGTCCCTAGAGACCAAGGCTTACGAGATTCAAGATGACAAGCTATATTTGAACTATATAGATACCCTTCAAAAACGGATCGCCGATCAGTCGTTGTTACAACAACAAATGGTAGCACTGGAATTTTCCAAATAA
- a CDS encoding thiol-disulfide oxidoreductase DCC family protein: MSEKSVVQKAYKIILFDGVCNLCNSSVQFVINRDSKDVFRFAALQSDIGQKLVMERGIDTAQTDSIILIEPGIAYYTKSDAALQIGRHLKGYRTISKILNLIPSTLRNIVYDFVARNRYRWYGKREECMVPTPELKSKFLDSLPQK, from the coding sequence ATGAGCGAAAAATCGGTTGTTCAGAAGGCATATAAAATCATTCTATTCGATGGGGTTTGCAACCTCTGCAACAGCTCGGTTCAGTTTGTAATCAATAGAGACAGCAAGGATGTTTTTAGATTCGCGGCACTGCAGAGCGATATCGGTCAAAAACTTGTCATGGAACGGGGAATAGACACTGCACAAACCGATTCCATCATTTTAATCGAACCGGGAATTGCTTATTATACAAAATCCGATGCCGCGCTGCAGATAGGGCGTCATTTGAAAGGATATCGCACTATATCTAAGATTTTAAATTTGATTCCCAGTACGTTACGAAATATCGTATACGATTTTGTTGCGCGCAATCGATACCGCTGGTATGGAAAAAGGGAAGAATGTATGGTCCCTACTCCTGAGTTAAAGTCCAAGTTTTTGGATTCACTACCCCAGAAGTAG
- a CDS encoding uracil-DNA glycosylase: MNVTIDESWKSQLSPEFQKDYFTELTDFVRSEYRQHTCYPKGQDIFSAFDHCHFDATKVVILGQDPYHGPGQANGLCFSVMEGIAHPPSLVNIFREIETDLGVPYPKSGNLQRWADQGVLLLNATLTVRAHEAGSHQKKGWEQFTDAVIKRLSQERKGLIFLLWGGFAKKKASLIDSEKHHILTSGHPSPLSANRGYWFGNKHFSKTNELLLQRNLVPINW; this comes from the coding sequence ATGAACGTTACCATAGATGAGAGTTGGAAATCCCAGCTCTCTCCAGAATTCCAAAAGGATTATTTCACTGAATTGACCGATTTTGTACGGTCGGAATACCGCCAGCATACCTGCTACCCAAAAGGCCAGGATATTTTCTCGGCTTTCGATCATTGCCACTTCGATGCCACAAAGGTCGTCATATTGGGCCAAGACCCTTACCATGGACCTGGGCAAGCGAACGGACTCTGTTTTTCGGTTATGGAGGGAATTGCGCATCCGCCTTCCTTGGTCAATATTTTCAGGGAAATCGAGACCGATCTGGGAGTGCCTTACCCGAAAAGCGGAAATTTGCAGCGATGGGCAGATCAAGGTGTACTACTGCTAAACGCTACCCTGACAGTACGCGCACATGAGGCGGGTAGCCATCAGAAGAAGGGATGGGAGCAGTTTACCGATGCGGTGATCAAGCGACTATCGCAAGAACGGAAAGGACTGATTTTCCTGCTCTGGGGCGGTTTTGCAAAGAAAAAAGCAAGTTTGATCGATTCTGAAAAACATCATATCCTCACCTCAGGTCATCCATCGCCATTAAGTGCCAATCGTGGATATTGGTTTGGCAATAAGCATTTTAGTAAAACCAATGAATTGCTACTTCAACGAAATTTAGTGCCAATCAACTGGTAA
- a CDS encoding DUF1835 domain-containing protein translates to MSSLLHITNGDSFTERLNSLKIKGDIITWREMLCEGKTLTNVGSESFWKTRFDFLHKNYKVSKSIFIEKTLKEYRSLCNHKQQDEIVLWFEYDLFCQVNMIAVLSWLKTHRKYAQISLVCSGKEDETDKMYALNELTDEKLLELYENKTILKQDDIEYADYVWQLYCSDNPIRLENLSDFENYRFDYLSQAIDDHLHRFPSIKNGLNDMENNILRQALEKKPSNKKKFLSTLLQNQGSLGFGDSQYERAIGRLKPLFSGFNPVRLSRKGKQILEGKTSYYSHMRDSEVYLGGSLKYNYLYNTDNSRILKL, encoded by the coding sequence ATGAGCTCCCTACTACACATTACCAATGGAGACAGCTTTACCGAAAGGCTGAATTCCCTCAAAATTAAGGGCGATATCATTACATGGCGCGAGATGTTGTGCGAGGGAAAAACACTGACCAACGTCGGTAGTGAATCTTTTTGGAAAACACGATTTGACTTTCTTCACAAAAATTATAAGGTCTCCAAATCAATTTTTATTGAAAAGACCCTTAAGGAATACCGTTCACTCTGCAACCACAAGCAGCAGGACGAGATAGTTCTTTGGTTTGAATACGATCTTTTTTGTCAAGTGAATATGATTGCGGTATTGAGTTGGCTGAAAACCCATCGCAAATATGCGCAGATATCCTTGGTTTGCAGTGGTAAGGAAGATGAGACGGATAAAATGTATGCCCTAAACGAGCTGACCGATGAAAAGCTACTGGAATTGTACGAGAACAAGACCATATTAAAACAAGACGACATTGAATATGCCGATTACGTTTGGCAACTGTACTGTAGTGACAACCCCATCCGTTTAGAAAATCTTTCCGATTTCGAAAATTACCGTTTTGATTATCTATCCCAGGCCATTGATGATCACTTGCACCGTTTTCCTTCCATTAAAAATGGACTGAACGACATGGAGAACAATATTCTTCGGCAAGCTTTGGAGAAAAAACCCTCGAACAAGAAGAAGTTCCTATCGACACTTTTGCAAAATCAAGGCTCCCTAGGTTTCGGAGATTCCCAGTATGAAAGGGCTATCGGTCGGTTAAAGCCATTGTTCAGCGGGTTCAACCCGGTACGGCTTTCCAGAAAAGGCAAACAAATATTAGAGGGCAAAACAAGTTATTATTCCCATATGCGGGATAGTGAAGTATATCTTGGTGGTTCCCTTAAATACAATTACCTCTACAATACCGACAATAGTAGAATTCTTAAGCTCTAG